The Microbacterium foliorum genome has a window encoding:
- the pstC gene encoding phosphate ABC transporter permease subunit PstC — MTTTTTGPDTTRSPGTPHTLRRRGDLVFSGTALAAGIIILVTLAAVALFLIVQSIPALSADTSDNHILSGQSFLSWVWPFVFGTLWSSLIALVIAAPIAIGIALFISHYAPRRLAGFLGYIIDLLAAVPSVVFGLWGALTFAPMLVPFYKWLNEHLGWIPIFSGTPSGTGKTILTASLVLAVMILPIMTAICREVFLQTPKLHEEAALALGATRWEMVRMAVLPFARSGMVSGAMLGLGRALGETMAVTLVLSPLGIITFNLINPENPTTIPAIIALRFPEAHDEGVNTLIAAGLILFIVTFAVNFVARWIVSRRAEFSGAN; from the coding sequence ATGACCACAACCACAACGGGTCCCGATACCACCCGTTCACCCGGCACACCCCACACGCTGCGCCGACGGGGTGACCTGGTCTTCTCGGGCACCGCGCTGGCCGCCGGGATCATCATCCTCGTCACCCTCGCCGCGGTGGCACTGTTCCTGATCGTGCAGTCGATCCCCGCCCTGTCGGCGGACACGTCGGACAATCACATCCTCTCGGGCCAGTCGTTCCTCTCCTGGGTCTGGCCGTTCGTCTTCGGCACGCTGTGGTCGAGCCTCATCGCCCTCGTCATCGCCGCTCCGATCGCCATCGGCATCGCGCTCTTCATCTCGCACTACGCGCCCCGCAGGCTCGCCGGCTTCCTCGGCTACATCATCGACCTGCTGGCGGCGGTGCCGTCGGTCGTGTTCGGCCTCTGGGGTGCGCTCACCTTCGCCCCGATGCTCGTGCCCTTCTACAAGTGGCTGAACGAGCACCTCGGGTGGATCCCGATCTTCAGCGGCACGCCCTCGGGCACCGGCAAGACGATCCTCACGGCATCCCTCGTCCTCGCCGTGATGATCCTGCCCATCATGACCGCCATCTGCCGCGAGGTGTTCCTGCAGACTCCGAAGCTCCACGAGGAGGCCGCCCTGGCCCTCGGCGCGACGCGCTGGGAGATGGTCAGGATGGCCGTGCTGCCCTTCGCCCGCAGCGGCATGGTGTCGGGCGCGATGCTCGGCCTCGGTCGCGCACTGGGCGAGACCATGGCCGTGACGCTCGTGCTCTCCCCTCTCGGGATCATCACGTTCAACCTGATCAACCCGGAGAACCCGACGACGATCCCCGCGATCATCGCCCTGCGGTTCCCCGAAGCCCACGACGAGGGCGTCAACACGCTCATCGCCGCGGGTCTGATCCTCTTCATCGTCACCTTCGCGGTCAACTTCGTCGCCCGCTGGATCGTCTCGCGCCGTGCCGAGTTCTCGGGAGCCAACTGA
- the pstA gene encoding phosphate ABC transporter permease PstA, translating into MTTTLTPSPSSVVAPTHSTSAGHLPKWAPWALLLVAFIVSATIFAFVNVGNDPADFNIALTLVVGLIFYMALIMVISTLVESRRHAIDRLMTALVSGAFVVALLPLISLLYTVVVNGLMRFDGEFFSFSMRNIVGEGGGAVHAIWGTLLITLGATVISVPIGLMTSIYLVEYGEGRKLARGITFLVDVMTGIPSIVAGLFIYSVFSLIVGPGTRMGIMGSLALSVLMIPVVVRGSEELLRIVPNELREAAYALGVPKWLTIIKVVLPTAIAGILTSVMLAISRVIGETAPLLLTVGIVQGMNLNMFSGQMATLPVFSYMQAKYPGIPVDAYLDRAWAAALTLIVIVMVLNLLARIIAKVFAPKINGR; encoded by the coding sequence ATGACCACCACACTCACCCCCTCGCCGTCCTCGGTGGTCGCTCCCACCCACAGCACGTCGGCCGGACACCTGCCGAAGTGGGCGCCCTGGGCGCTGCTGCTGGTCGCGTTCATCGTGTCGGCGACGATCTTCGCGTTCGTCAACGTGGGCAACGACCCGGCCGACTTCAACATCGCGCTCACCCTCGTCGTCGGCCTGATCTTCTACATGGCGCTGATCATGGTGATCTCGACTCTCGTCGAGAGTCGCCGGCACGCGATCGACCGCCTCATGACCGCTCTGGTCTCCGGGGCCTTCGTGGTCGCGCTCCTCCCCCTCATCTCGCTGCTCTACACCGTGGTCGTCAACGGTCTGATGCGCTTCGACGGGGAGTTCTTCAGCTTCTCGATGCGCAACATCGTCGGCGAGGGCGGCGGCGCCGTGCACGCCATCTGGGGAACCCTCCTGATCACGCTCGGCGCGACGGTGATCTCGGTGCCGATCGGCCTGATGACCTCGATCTACCTGGTCGAGTACGGAGAGGGCCGCAAGCTCGCCCGAGGCATCACGTTCCTCGTCGACGTCATGACCGGCATCCCCTCGATCGTCGCCGGTCTGTTCATCTACTCGGTGTTCTCCCTGATCGTCGGTCCGGGAACACGGATGGGCATCATGGGCTCGCTCGCGCTGTCGGTGCTGATGATCCCCGTCGTGGTGCGAGGCTCGGAGGAGCTCCTCCGCATCGTCCCGAACGAGCTGCGCGAGGCCGCCTACGCGCTCGGCGTGCCGAAGTGGCTGACGATCATCAAGGTGGTGCTGCCGACCGCGATCGCCGGCATCCTCACCAGCGTGATGCTGGCCATCTCCCGCGTCATCGGCGAGACCGCTCCGCTGCTGCTCACCGTCGGCATCGTGCAGGGCATGAACCTCAACATGTTCAGCGGCCAGATGGCGACTCTGCCGGTGTTCTCGTACATGCAGGCGAAGTACCCCGGCATCCCCGTCGATGCCTATCTCGACCGGGCGTGGGCTGCCGCTCTCACCCTGATCGTCATCGTGATGGTGCTGAACCTGCTGGCCCGCATCATCGCCAAGGTGTTCGCACCCAAGATCAACGGCCGCTGA
- the pstB gene encoding phosphate ABC transporter ATP-binding protein PstB produces MSKSIEVNDLNVYYSDFLAVEGVSIDIKPNTVTAFIGPSGCGKSTFLRTLNRMHEVIPGARVEGEVLIDGKNLYGTGVDPVLVRRQVGMVFQRPNPFPTMSIKENVLAGVKLNNTRMAKSDQDALVEKSLRGANLWNEVKDRLDRPGSGLSGGQQQRLCIARAIAVSPDVILMDEPCSALDPISTFAIEELIAEIKTQYTVVIVTHNMQQASRVSDKTAFFNIAGTGKPGKLIEYDDTRTMFTTPSVQATEDYVSGRFG; encoded by the coding sequence GTGTCCAAGAGCATCGAAGTCAACGACCTCAACGTCTACTACAGCGACTTCCTCGCTGTCGAAGGCGTCAGCATCGACATCAAGCCCAATACCGTGACGGCGTTCATCGGCCCGTCCGGGTGCGGCAAGTCCACCTTCCTGCGCACCCTCAATCGCATGCACGAGGTCATCCCCGGCGCACGCGTCGAGGGCGAGGTGCTGATCGACGGCAAGAACCTCTACGGCACCGGCGTGGACCCCGTGCTGGTGCGTCGCCAGGTCGGAATGGTCTTCCAGCGCCCGAACCCGTTCCCGACCATGTCGATCAAGGAGAACGTGCTCGCGGGTGTGAAGCTGAACAACACGCGCATGGCCAAGAGCGATCAGGACGCCCTGGTCGAGAAGTCCCTGCGCGGCGCGAACCTGTGGAACGAGGTCAAGGACCGTCTCGACCGTCCGGGCTCGGGCCTCTCCGGTGGACAGCAGCAGCGTCTGTGCATCGCCCGTGCGATCGCCGTCTCGCCCGACGTGATCCTCATGGACGAGCCCTGCTCGGCCCTCGACCCGATCTCGACCTTCGCGATCGAGGAGCTGATCGCCGAGATCAAGACCCAGTACACGGTCGTGATCGTGACGCACAACATGCAGCAGGCGAGCCGCGTCTCCGACAAGACGGCGTTCTTCAACATCGCCGGCACCGGCAAGCCCGGCAAGCTCATCGAGTACGACGACACCCGCACGATGTTCACGACGCCGTCGGTGCAGGCCACCGAGGACTACGTCTCCGGACGCTTCGGATAA
- a CDS encoding aminotransferase class IV, which translates to MTRRFALMIDPAASDDVRADFADTFTLVDAAAPALSVGELSTQRGDGVFESIGVVDGHAQEVVPHLERLAHSAALCDLPLPNRAQWHQAIERAAEHCEAGEYVIKLILSRGVEHGPTPTAWATAAPASDFTAVRERGIRVVTLDRGYDLDVAANASWLLLGAKTLSYAVNMAALREAHRRGADDAIFLSRDGFVLEAPTASLILRLDDRFVTPAPNGGILHGTTQLSVYEYLTDRGLAAEYARVPASDLSRADAAWLVSSVRLAAPITAVDGVELPVDHALTADLNRYLLSPRD; encoded by the coding sequence ATGACCCGGCGCTTCGCTCTGATGATCGACCCTGCAGCATCCGACGACGTCCGCGCGGACTTCGCCGACACGTTCACCCTCGTCGATGCGGCGGCACCCGCGCTGAGCGTCGGGGAGCTGAGCACGCAACGAGGAGACGGGGTCTTCGAGTCGATCGGCGTGGTCGACGGGCATGCGCAGGAGGTCGTGCCGCACCTGGAGCGGCTCGCGCACTCCGCGGCGCTGTGCGATCTGCCGCTTCCGAACCGGGCGCAGTGGCACCAGGCGATCGAACGCGCGGCGGAGCACTGCGAGGCGGGCGAGTACGTCATCAAGCTCATCCTCAGCAGGGGAGTGGAGCACGGTCCGACTCCGACCGCGTGGGCGACGGCTGCGCCGGCATCCGATTTCACCGCGGTGCGCGAACGGGGTATCCGCGTGGTGACGCTCGACCGCGGATACGACCTCGACGTCGCCGCGAACGCGTCCTGGCTGCTGCTCGGAGCCAAGACCCTCTCGTACGCGGTCAACATGGCCGCACTGCGCGAGGCGCACCGGCGCGGCGCCGACGACGCGATCTTCCTGTCGCGCGACGGCTTCGTGCTGGAGGCGCCGACCGCGTCGCTGATCCTGCGCCTGGACGACCGCTTCGTGACGCCCGCGCCGAACGGCGGCATCCTGCACGGCACCACCCAGCTCAGCGTCTACGAGTATCTGACGGACCGTGGTCTCGCGGCGGAGTACGCGCGCGTCCCGGCGTCCGACCTGTCTCGAGCGGATGCCGCGTGGCTCGTCTCGAGCGTGCGCCTGGCGGCTCCGATCACCGCCGTCGACGGGGTCGAGCTGCCGGTCGACCATGCTCTCACGGCCGATCTCAACCGCTACCTGCTCTCGCCGCGCGACTGA
- the pstS gene encoding phosphate ABC transporter substrate-binding protein PstS, with product MKISRIARIGAIGAVAALALAGCAANEGGTGGSTDAPTDSTLSGTIEATGASSQEAAQQSWVAAFQTANPDTTVNYTATGSGTGRENFIAGSSNFIGSDRAFNADELAKGGFGSCASDEIVEIPVYISPVAVAFNLDGIDELNLDGETIAKIFAGTITQWNDPAIASQNEGVDLPDQAIVTVHRSDPSGTQETFTKYLSAVAPDVWTYEASDEWPLQTGEAGDGTSGVVDAITNGSGYIGFADASRTSELGQVAVEVEGDYVPYSADAAAALVEASPLEEGRSDHDLAFAVDPAAAPAGSYPIALVSYLIGCVDYDDAETAGLVKAYFEYVSSAEGQDAAAEAAGSAPISDSLRDQISTAIDAIVTK from the coding sequence GTGAAGATCTCCCGAATCGCACGTATCGGCGCCATCGGCGCCGTCGCCGCTCTCGCACTCGCCGGCTGTGCCGCGAACGAAGGCGGCACCGGCGGCTCCACCGACGCCCCCACCGACTCCACCCTCTCCGGCACCATCGAGGCCACCGGCGCCTCGTCGCAGGAGGCCGCCCAGCAGTCCTGGGTCGCCGCGTTCCAGACCGCCAACCCCGACACGACGGTGAACTACACCGCGACGGGCTCGGGCACCGGCCGCGAGAACTTCATCGCCGGCTCCTCCAACTTCATCGGATCCGACCGCGCGTTCAACGCCGACGAGCTCGCCAAGGGCGGCTTCGGCTCCTGCGCATCCGACGAGATCGTCGAGATCCCGGTCTACATCTCCCCGGTCGCCGTCGCCTTCAACCTCGACGGAATCGACGAGCTGAACCTCGACGGCGAGACCATCGCCAAGATCTTCGCCGGCACGATCACCCAGTGGAACGACCCGGCCATCGCCTCGCAGAACGAGGGCGTCGACCTTCCGGACCAGGCGATCGTCACCGTGCACCGCTCGGACCCCTCGGGCACGCAGGAGACCTTCACCAAGTACCTCAGCGCCGTCGCCCCCGACGTGTGGACCTACGAGGCCAGCGACGAGTGGCCGCTGCAGACGGGCGAGGCCGGAGACGGCACCTCGGGAGTCGTCGACGCGATCACCAACGGCTCCGGCTACATCGGCTTCGCTGACGCGTCGCGCACCTCGGAGCTCGGCCAGGTGGCCGTCGAGGTCGAGGGCGACTACGTCCCCTACTCGGCAGACGCCGCCGCGGCGCTCGTCGAGGCATCGCCGCTCGAGGAGGGCCGGTCGGACCACGACCTCGCGTTCGCCGTCGACCCGGCCGCCGCACCCGCCGGCTCGTACCCGATCGCGCTCGTCTCGTACCTCATCGGCTGCGTCGACTACGACGACGCCGAGACCGCCGGCCTCGTGAAGGCGTACTTCGAGTACGTCTCGTCCGCCGAGGGTCAGGATGCCGCCGCCGAGGCTGCCGGCAGCGCGCCGATCTCGGACAGCCTGCGCGACCAGATCAGCACCGCTATCGACGCGATCGTCACGAAGTGA